In the genome of Amphiura filiformis chromosome 4, Afil_fr2py, whole genome shotgun sequence, one region contains:
- the LOC140150571 gene encoding LOW QUALITY PROTEIN: protein argonaute-2-like (The sequence of the model RefSeq protein was modified relative to this genomic sequence to represent the inferred CDS: inserted 1 base in 1 codon; deleted 1 base in 1 codon), which produces MPPIQPPIQPPQHQPPPPQPGIPSGPPQPHLEQAILPRRPGTGKEGRPITLRANHFRIAMPLEDIHHYDVNIMPDKCPRRVNREVIETLVKHSTPKIFTNQLPVFDGRKNLYSREQLPIGKERVEIEVILPGEAKERTFKVSIKWVARVSLKALDQALEGRLSLIPYDSIQALDVVMRHLPSMTYTPVGRSFFSAPENYFHPLGGGREVWFGFHQSVRPTMWKMMLNIDVSATAFYKAQPVIDFLCEVLEIQNINEQRRPLTDSQRVKFTKEIKGLKIEITHCGNMRRKYRVCNVTRRPAQTQTFPLQLENGQTVECTVAKYFKDKHRRILQYPHLPCLQVGQEQRHTYLPLEVCNIVAGQRCIKKLTDTQTSTMIKATARSAPDREKEINNLVHKAGFNKDPYVREFGLSISTKMVEIHGRIIQAPKIQYGGKQLQQNRTQAIPNQGVWDMRGKQFHTGVEIRVWAIACFAPQHQCREESLRNFTAQLQKISNDAGMPIIGQPCFCKYAVGADQVEPMFKHLKKTFNGLQLIVVVLPGKTPVYAEVKRVGDTLLGIATQCVQVKNVNRTTAQTLSNLCLKINVKLGGVNNILVPSFRPAVFLKPVIFLGADVTHPPAGDDKKPSIAALVGSMDAHPSRYCASVRVQTHRQEIIADLAGMCRELLMQFYRSTRFKPTRIVMYRDGVSEGQFPQVLAHELRAIREACCSLEQGYQPGITFIVVQKRHHTRLFCADKMEQIGKSGNIPAGTTVDTGITHPTEFDFYLCSHAGIQGTSRPSHYHVLWDDNDFSADELQSTTYQLCHTYVRCTRSASXPAPAYYAHLVAFRASATISEKDHDSGHQSGTNSNGEGSHHSGSSGGRSFEDMMRAVKVHADTLRVMYFA; this is translated from the exons ATGCCGCCCATCCAGCCACCCATTCAGCCACCTCAACACCAACCACCACCGCCCCAACCTGGGATCCCTAGTGGCCCACCACAACCTCACCTGGAGCAGGCCATCTTGCCAAGACGACCTGGCACAGGCAAAGAGGGACGACCCATCACTCTCAGGGCCAATCACTTCAGGATTGCTATGCCTTTAGAGGACATTCATCATTATGATGTGAATATTATGCCAGACAAATGTCCACGTAGAGTGAACAGAGAGGTTATAGAAACACTGGTGAAACACTCGACACCaaagatatttacaaatcaaTTACCTGTGTTTGATGGAAGGAAAAACTTGTACAGTAGAGAGCAGCTGCCCATTGGCAAAGAAAGG GTGGAGATAGAAGTAATATTGCCAGGGGAGGCCAAAGAGAGGACTTTCAAAGTATCTATCAAATGGGTAGCAAGGGTCAGCTTAAAAGCATTAGACCAAGCCTTAGAAGGACGGCTTAGCCTCATTCCATATGATTCCATTCAGGCACTTGATGTTGTCATGAGGCATTTACCATCAATGAC GTATACACCGGTAGGGAGATCGTTCTTTTCCGCTCCAGAAAATTATTTCCACCCGCTGGGTGGAGGACGCGAAGTGTGGTTTGGTTTCCACCAGAGCGTCAGACCCACAATGTGGAAGATGATGCTTAATATTGATG tgTCTGCAACTGCCTTCTACAAAGCCCAACCTGTCATAGACTTTCTGTGCGAGGTGCTGGAGATCCAAAACATCAACGAACAGCGGCGACCGCTTACAGACTCCCAGAGGGTCAAATTCACCAAAGAGATCAAAG GTCTCAAGATTGAGATTACTCACTGCGGTAATATGCGCCGTAAATACAGAGTGTGCAATGTGACTAGAAGACCAGCTCAGACGCAAAC ATTCCCGCTTCAGTTGGAGAATGGTCAAACTGTTGAGTGCACGGTAGCCAAGTACTTCAAAGACAAACACAGACGAATACTACA GTACCCCCACCTTCCATGTTTACAAGTGGGCCAGGAACAGAGACACACATACTTGCCATTAGAG GTTTGCAACATTGTAGCTGGGCAGAGGTGCATTAAGAAATTAACAGACACGCAAACTTCAACTATGATTAAG GCCACAGCAAGGTCAGCTCCAGATAGGGAGAAGGAAATCAATAATTTG GTACACAAAGCAGGGTTTAATAAGGATCCGTACGTAAGAGAGTTTGGTTTGAGCATCAGCACCAAGATGGTGGAAATCCACGGCAGAATCATTCAGGCGCCGAAGATACAGTACGGAGGCAAA CAGTTGCAACAGAACCGAACACAGGCAATTCCCAACCAGGGGGTATGGGACATGAGAGGGAAACAATTCCATACCGGTGTGGAGATCAGAGTATGGGCTATCGCATGCTTTGCACCACAGCATCAGTGCCGTGAAGAGTCACTCAG AAATTTCACAGCACAGCTACAAAAGATCTCCAACGATGCCGGTATGCCCATTATCGGCCAGCCGTGCTTTTGCAAGTACGCCGTGGGTGCCGACCAGGTGGAGCCGATGTTCAAGCACCTCAAGAAGACCTTCAACGGATTACAGCTCATTGTTGTGGTTCTTCCTGGAAAGACTCCAGTATATG CTGAAGTCAAGCGTGTAGGAGACACGCTGCTGGGTATTGCCACCCAGTGTGTCCAAGTGAAGAATGTCAACAGAACCACAGCTCAGACGCTCTCAAACCTGTGCCTCAAAATCAACGTCAAACTCGGCGGTGTCAACAACATTCTAGTACCGAGTTTCAG ACCGGCAGTATTCCTCAAACCCGTCATCTTTCTAGGAGCAGATGTGACTCATCCTCCAGCAGGCGACGACAAGAAACCTTCAATTGCTGCA CTTGTAGGTAGTATGGATGCTCATCCAAGCCGGTACTGCGCCAGCGTCCGTGTCCAAACACATCGCCAAGAGATCATCGCAGATCTGGCCGGAATGTGCCGCGAACTACTCATGCAATTCTACCGATCCACACGCTTCAAGCCCACCAGGATCGTCATGTACAGGGACGGTGTCAGCGAGGGCCAGTTCCCACAGGTTCTGGCGCACGAGCTTCGTGCCATCCGTGAAGCCTGCTGCTCACTGGAGCAAGGCTACCAGCCTGGGATCACGTTTATAGTAGTGCAGAAGCGTCATCACACAAGATTGTTCTGCGCAGATAAGATGGAGCAG ATTGGTAAGAGTGGCAACATTCCCGCAGGTACCACCGTCGATACTGGCATTACTCACCCCACCGAGTTTGACTTCTATCTGTGCAGTCATGCTGGAATCCAG GGTACTAGCCGTCCGTCCCACTACCATGTCCTGTGGGATGACAACGACTTCTCTGCAGACGAGTTACAGAGCACCACCTACCAACTCTGCCACACCTACGTGCGCTGCACTCGCAGCGCCT ATCCCGCACCAGCATATTATGCGCACCTCGTGGCATTCCGTGCGTCCGCTACCATCTCG GAGAAAGATCACGACAG CGGCCACCAGTCGGGCACTAACAGCAA TGGAGAAGGCAGCCACCACTCAGGCTCCAGTGGCGGACGCAGCTTTGAAGACATGATGCGGGCTGTCAAGGTGCACGCCGACACTCTGCGAGTCATGTATTTTGCCTGA